The DNA region TTAATTCGTTATCAGCCGGATTCAGGTTGTAAATAATCGTTTTAGCCAGCTTATCTTGATTGTCTAATCGGTTTAAGAATTTAGAAAGCATTCGTGCCTGACTAAAATCGCCGATTGAATCCCAACCCGTATCAGGGCCGAGCTGCCTTAACATGCGGGCGTTGTTGTTGCGCAAGGCACCTAAATGGTATTGTTGAACCCAACCTTTTTCGTGATCCCATTCTGCAAAATAGATCAGCATTGCCGATTTAAACTTGAGGTTTTCCTCGTAAGAAATACTTTGCTTGCTGCGAATCTTATCAAAAATAGAGCTGATTTCCTGCTCGGTATAATCTTCAGCGTAAATTTGTTCTAAACCATGATCGGAAACTGAACATCCGTTTTCGGCAAAGTAATCGTGGCGGCCTTTCATTGCGTCGATATAATCTTGAAAACTGCCTATCGATTTATTTACAACGCTTTCCAATTTATCAATGTATTCGTTCAATCCGGCCACGTCATCGCTGTTCATTGCTTTATCGGGACGGAAAGCGGGCAACATTTTTAAGGCGATGCCTTCGTTTGCCAATTGCTGGTGGAAGTTTAAGCTATCTAACGGATCATCAGTGGTACAAACGGCCTCTACGTTCATTTTAGCTAATAAACCACGAACCGAATATTCAGGCGTTTGCAACTTTGCCGAACAGTCATCGTAAATTTTTTGGGCAGTTCTGCCAGTAAGTAAGTCGGTTACACCGAAATATCTTTGCAGCTCTAAATGGGTCCAGTGGTATAGTGGATTCCGCAAGGTAAACGGAACAGTTTCTGCCCACTTTTCAAACTTTTCAAAATCAGTACCCGACCCGGTAATGTATTTCTCGTCGACGCCATTGGCACGCATCGCCCGCCATTTATAGTGGTCGCCCGCCAACCACACCTGACTCATGTTTTCAAACTGCGTATTGTTTGCAATTTGCTCAGGAATTAAGTGATTATGGTAATCGATAATGGGTAACGTTTTTGCAAAATCATGGTATAGTTTTTCGGCCGTTTTACTTTGCAAAAGGAAGTTTTCGTCTAAAAATGATTTCATTTCTTTTGAGATATGAGATTTGAGACATTAGATATGAGAATATCAATGGCTTATCTTTTAATGTTGATTTTTTATGCCGTGAACCACAGTCCACAGCGTTCATTCTTCTTTTTATTTGAAGGCAATACTGACAAACGCATTATCTTTCAATTATCCGTCATGTCGAAAACCGATTCTCCATCGGTTGAGATATCTCTTGCCTATTAACACAAAACTTAAGACCAGCAGTGTATAGGTAACAGATTTCTCCTTGAGCCGGAAAAGCTCAAGATCGAAATGACGTTGTACTAGTAGCTGCTTCGCGGTACTCACTCCGTCAAATTCGATAGCTATCGGATGACAATCCCTTACAGTCATACTGGTACGAGACAATGTCATTTCGCAAGCTGAGATTGCTTCAGCTCGCACAAGCCCGGCTTCGCAATGACGGTTTAATGGAACGATGATTTTGGCATTTAAACCTCGGTCCCCAGACTCCCGACTTTCGGACTTTTCCTACAAACTCACTCCTCGTTTCCAAGGAATAAAATCATCTTGATTTAAAAGTACTGCCTTCGGAATCACCTCGCCGCTTGCCGCTTTAATGCAATATTCCAAAATGTCCTCACCCATTTGTTCGATGGTTTTTTCTCCCTCGATAACCGGTCCACAGTTGATATCGATGATATCGCCCATGCGTTTGGTTAAGGCGTTGTTGGTAGAAACTTTAATGGTCGGGCAAACCGGGTTTCCTGTTGGTGTACCCAAGCCCGTGGTGAACAAAATCAAGGTTGCGCCCGACGCTGCTTTACCTGTTGTAGCCTCCACATCGTTTCCGGGCGTACAAACTAAGTTTAACCCCGGTTTTATTGCGGGTTCGGTATAATCTAAAACATCTTCAACGGGCGATGTTCCTCCTTTTTTGGCCGCACCGGTACTTTTTATGGCGTCGGTAATTAAGCCATCCTTAATGTTTCCGGGCGATGGATTCATGAAAAAGCCAGAACCTACACTTTCGGCCTGCGCATTATATGTGGTCATCAGCTCGATAAACTTTCGGGCGGCAGTTTCATCTTTGGTCCGATCGATTAATTGCTGTTCGGCGCCGCAAAGCTCGGGGAACTCGGCCAAAAGAACCGTTCCGCCAAGCGCTACCAACAAATCGGAAGTGTAACCCACCGCAGGGTTTGCGCTAATGCCGCTAAAGCCATCGCTACCGCCACATTTTACGCCTACAACCAGTTTGCTCAATGGCGCCGGCTGACGCTCAATTTTGTTGATCTCGGTTAAACCAATAAAGGTTTTCCGAATGGCTTCTTTAACCAATTGTTCTTCGCTTTGCGATTGTTGTTGCTCGAAAACGAATAGCGGCTTATCAAAATTAGGGCTGCGTTTCTTTAGATCGTCCATGAAATCCTGAACCTGCAAATTTTGGCAACCTAAACTTAATACGGTTACACCAGCAACGTTCGGGTGATCGGCATAAGCCGCCAGAAGTTTGCTTAATGTAGCTGCATCGCCACGGGTGCCGCCGCAACCACCCTGATGGTTTAAAAACTTAATGCCATCTACATTTTTGAAGATGCGGTTTGCGGCCGGGTTTGCCTGCCCGATAGCGCTTGTATCAGCACCCTCGAGGTTTTCGCCGTTTTTATAAGCCTCTACCAGATGGTGAGCATATGTTTTATACTTATCGGTTACGGCATAGCCCAATTCGTTGTGTAAAGCCTCGCGAATCACATCCAAATTGCGATTTTCGCAAAAAACGGTTGGGATAAACAGCCAATAATTTGCGGTACCAACACGGCCATCGCTGCGGATATAACCATTGAAGGTTCGGCCTTCAAATTTTGAAACATCGGGCGCATGCCACTCGTAATGGTACGGTCTAAATTCGAAAGGATCTGACGCATGTTTGGTATTTTCGGTATCCATTAAGCCCCCTTTGGGGATAAAATGCTGTGCCTTGCCCACCAATACGCCATACATGATAATATGATCGCCAGCATTCATATCCTGCATAAAAAACTTATGCTTGGCTTGAATGTTATCCTGTAAAACATACTCGTGCCCATCGTGAATAATCGTTTCGCCCTTTGCCAAATCTTGTAAGGCAACAAGCACGTTGTCATTCGGATGGATTTTTAATATTCTAGTTACCATTTTAAATTGTTCTTTCTGAGTGCAAGTTAAGTAAAGTTTCGTTTGCACCTTTATTTTGTAGTAAATCTACGTAAGATTTTACGGCGGCGTTAAAACCGGGGTAGTTGTTTAGGTTTTTATCCCAAAGGCGCCTATCGCCCAAGGTATTATCTACCACCGTTTCGGGGTCTTTCCAGTAATTGTATAACGTTTCGGCAAATTCATCCTGTGTGGGGAAAGCCTTGCCGTTTGCATGGGCAATATAGTTTTCGCCTTCTTTGCTTACATTCATAAATACGATGTACGCGGCCACGCCCAGGGCGGTAAGTTGCGGCACTTCGTTCTTTAACGCGTAATACCGTCTAATTAACGGCATATTGCGCATCTGCAATTTTGAGGTGAAGTTTAAGGTGATGGCCTGCCATTGATGATCTAAAGAGCGATTGCTAAAACGATCAATTACACTTTTTGCAAAGGCTAGGGCCTCATCGTAAGTAATGTTCTCATTAACTACCACTGGCGCAATTTCGTTTTCCATCAACTTTAAAACGTGGTTGGCAAAAAGTTCATTTGCCATAGCCTCTTTAACCGTTCTAAAGCCCGCTAAAATGGCCAGCCCGCAACTAATGGTGTGCGTGCCGTTTAGTAAGCGAAGTTTAAGCTCCTTAAATTTATCGATCGATGGAACAATAAAAACACCTTTGTCGGCCTGTGCAAAAGATAAGATTTCCTTCACTTTTTCGCTCGATGACTCAATGGCCCAAAGCCTGAAAGGCTCGGCCATAATCATCAATTCATCTTGATAGCCCAGTTCACTTTCAATTGCTTTTTGATCGGCTTCTGGAAGTTTCCCCGGCACAATCCGATCAACCAAGGTTTTGCAGAAATAATTGGCTGTTTTTAACCAATTCTCGAAATCCCAGCCTAATTTATTTTGAATCGCCAGATCTAATAAAATCTCTTTTAATTTATCGGCGTTATCGCTAATTAATTCCGTTGGAACGATAACCATTCCGCTATCTTCAGCGCCATTAAATGCTTTATATCTTTCGTGTAAAAAGGCCAGCAACTTACCCGGATAGGATTGCGGCGGGTTATCAGTAATTTTATCCTCACTTTTTACAATCCCAACTTCGGTAGTGTTCGAAATAACCACTTTCATTTCTGGCTGGTGTGCAACCTTCAAAATCTCTGGCCACTCTTGCGACGCAGAAAGCACACGACTAATTGAAGAATTGATCATGTTTTCTTCAACCTCTTCACCATCTTCAATGCCTTTTACGCATAAGGTATACAAGTTATCTTGATTGGCAAAATCATCAACACCCGATTTTGAAGTCGATTTTACTACTACTATTCGTCCGTTGAAAATACCTTGATGATTCGCCTTATCGATAAAGTAATCGGGTAAGCCACGTAGTAAAACGCCCGTTCCAAATTGGATTACCTTTTCTGGTAATTCCAGCATTTCGGCGGTTGGTTTTATCACCTTTTCGCCGTTAATGTTTTTTAAGTTTTCCTTGTTTAAAATCATTGCTAAATTTTTTATTTTCCGTTAGCGGCAAGCCACTTTGGGTATTCCTTTTCAATTAATTTTTGCCCCCAGTTACCGTACCAGGCATAGCCATTCCGTCTTTCGGGGCTTAAATCTTCCAATTTCGATTTAATGGTATTATCCCGGTCGCCAAAAATGGGTGTGTTCTTCTCTAAATCGTAGAAACGAGCCCAAGCCATACTGGTATCATCGGCAATTAATGCCGCCGTTTTACCTTTTTCGCGATCGAAGCGATACCCCGCTATTTTATGTGTATTGAACCATTTCATAGCCCCAGCAATCGAATTTCGAACCGCATCAGAAGGGTTTTTAATGCCCATTAAAAAACGAACAAGGCTAGCCGATTCGCTTGTAGCTAACGATGCAGGTTCGAATGCCCTCGCCTTTGCGGGTAACAACGAATCTTTATCGTATTGCGCCGCCCAAATGGTTAACTCGCCATTTTGTTTTACCTGCGTTTTCAAAATGCAATCGATGCCTTTGGCGACTGCTTTTTGTGCTTTTGGAATGTAATCGGAATTTACTACTTCAAAATCGTTTTTTTGCAGGGCAATGTCGTTTAAAATGTTCAACACGTTAATCATCGCATCGTCGTTATAGGTAATCTCCGAGCGATAAAGCGCCTTGTCAGGATAATATTGTGGCCAACCGCCATTTGCATATTGCGCCTCTAAAATATAATCTAAGCCCTTTTCTGCCGCTTTTAAATAAGCTTTGTTCTGTGTTTTCTTATACGCTTTAACCAAATAAACTACCTCTCTGCTCGTAGCTTTATTGTCGAAGGTGGCATGTTTAACTGTAGTTTCCTTTATTTTGGCCAACAGTTCAGGCGTTAATGCAGCGCCATAGTTTACCACGCTTTTATCTTCGAGCTGCTTTGGCCAGCCGCCATTAGCAAGCTGATAAACCAACATTTTTTCGGCAACAGCATCCGTTGGCATTTGCGCATAGCAAGAGCTGAGCAAGATGCTGCAGAAAATGGTTAACACTATTTTAATTTTCATCATTTTTTAGTTTCCTTTAACCGTTGACTGAAGTCAACGGCAATGGGTTTGAAATCGATCAATCCCTCCTTGTTGTCATGCTGAGTTTTAATTTTCTATTGAAAGTCAATATCAGTGACGTTTTTAAGGCGGTCGTCATTGCGAGGCACGAAGCAATCTTTTTTGGTAGAGCAGATTGCTTCGGCTCACACAAGCCCGGCCTCGCAATGACGGAAATAACCTAGCAGCAGTGCAGAACACAATCTGGCGAACCCTAATTCATCGGTTTTTTAGGGTTTGGTTTTCCATCGCTTGCAGATTCTTTCCCGAAGTATCGGGACAGGCCCTCCTTTTTATTTCTCATTGCCGTTGGTTTCAACCAACGGTTTTTTATCTCGGCACCTGCTTAATCAGCCAGTTTACTAAATCATTTGTGGCCTTAAAGTTCTCTAAATCTGCCGGCAGCTTTCTACCGTCGATATATTCGTTGTAAAACCATGGATCGCCAACCGCGAACACTGTGCCTTTTCCATATTTTGCCGTTGCAATAATCACATCGCCCTTGTCTGTTAAGGCCGAAACCGCGGGGCTTTTAGCTACAATTGTCGAAATCTCCTTAATATAAACTTTTTTCGCTGTTTTAAAGATTGAGTTTCCGGCAGGAATATTTACAGCACCTTGCTCAAAGTTTGCGCCTTGCACTTTGTTGCGGCTATCTTCATTAAAATGAATACCAAAAGTTTCGGGCAATGCATTAAATTTCGAGATTTCGCAATTGCCAACATCGTTAAGCAACAACACTAAAACGCCACCGCTTTTTACCCATTCGCTTACCTGTTTAGCGTGTTCAGCATTCATGAAGTTAGGATTGGCCGTTTCTTTTTCCGTATCCGGATCAACGATAATATAAATGTTGGTGCCTTTTAAGTTTGAAGTGGTTGGCGCTGTTTTGAGCGTGGTCGTTTTTACGCCAGCATCGTTAAATATTTTGCCAAATAACGAAAAGCCGTTGTTGTCATCTTCCTGCCACAGATAATGAAAAGGAATCTTATCGCCCGTCGGCCCCGTCATGAATTCATTATTGAAAAAATTATCGACCGTAACCGTTAAACCTTTTCCCGGTTTTGGCAAGGCGGCAACTTCCATTTCGGCAGCCGCACAAATAAATGCGCCCATGCCTTTCGGGTCGTTGGTAATCACTTTTTCACTAATGTAGTATTCGAAGCTTCCATCACGGTAACGCGGTTTGCCGCCGAGGCCCGAAACCGACACCGTTTTGGTCAAGTTGATGCGTTCATCGCCGGCTTGCTCAACAAATTCTTTTTTCAAGCCAGCATAACCTTTGTTGGCCGCTGCCATAAACGATTGTGGCAACCACCCTTTACGAACGCCTTTTGCCAGGCCGTAAACAAACATGCTCGATGCCGAGCTTTCCAAATAATTACCTTTTCGCGTCGGCATGTCCATAATATCGAACCAAACGCCCGATTTCTTATCCTGATATTTAACCGTTGCTGTTGCAGTGCGATTTAAAATGGCTAATAACTCCTTTCGCTGCGGATGATTTTCCGCAAAATTATCCAACACATCAACTAAGGCCATGATGTACCAGCCCATTGCCCTTGCCCAAAAATTTGGCGAGCGACCAGTGGTTTTATCCGCCCATTTCTCCATTTTACTTTCGTCGTAGCCGTGGTAAAGCAAACCCGTTTTGGCATCTCGAGCGCTTTTTTCCATTAAGATAAATTGCTTTGCGATATCATCAAAGGCCGCATCTTTTTTCATCAAATTGGCATATTCGGCGTAAAAAGGCTCGCCCATGTACAATCCATCCAGCCACATCTGGTTTGGATAAATCTTTTTGTGCCAAAAGCCACCTTCTTTTGTGCGAGGCTGTTTTTGCAACTGATCATACAGTTTATTTGCCGCCAGTAAGTACTTCTGTTGGCCTGTTACCTTGTATAGAAGCAAAAGTGACCGACCGTTTTTGATGTTGTCGATGTTAAAATCATCGGGTTTGTAGGTCGCAATGTTTCCCTCTTTATCCAGATAAGCATCCATCGACGATTGAATGTACTTGAAATATTTTCCGTCGCCAGTGTTGCGCCAAACCGCAGCCGCACCTTCCAGCACCACGCCCATATCGTAGCTCCATTTTGGCCCCTTGGCGCCTTTCAAAATCGTAGTGTCCTGAAATAATTTTTCCATTGCCGTTAAGGTCAACTGCTCCGAAAGTTTCTTTTGGGCAAAGCCGATTTGCACCGATGCTAAAAGCCCCAGTAATGCCGTTGTTGTATATAGAATGATTTTCTTCATGCTTATTATTTTGAAATCTGCAATGCTGTTTTATTTACTTCCTGGCTAATGGCCGATGCTTTTTTCGCTTTAGAAACATCCGTGCCCGTTACGTTTACCCCCTTGGTTTTTTCGCCCGTGATATCAAATAAAAGCTCAGCTCCGTTTTTATATTGAAGTCCGTTAATGTTAATATTCGTACCATTCTGCACGTGCACAACCGGGTTGGTATCGTTGGTAATGACATTCACATTTTTAAGAAAAATACCCGAGGCCTCGATAATTTCGATTCCCTTTTTTGATTGGATGGTTACATTTTCGAGGTGAATATCCTTGATGTTCATTTCGGGTAAACCCCGAAAGAAAATCGCTTTTTCGGCACCATTGGCCACCACATTTTTGATGTAGAAATTTTTAAACTGCGGCGTAGCTGCTGTAACCGGAACGGTAACCGTTTTTATGGCCTCACGTTTTTCGCCCGCCAATGGAACCGGATCAACGGCTGCGTAATACATATCGAAGAGGATGGCTTCACCCGGAATATCGATCATGTTGATATTGTCTACAAAGATATTCTCGACCACTCCACCACGGCCCCGAGTAGTTTTGAAACGCAAACCAATGTCGGTACCAATAAAAGAGCAATCGTACACCCAAATGTTTTTTGCGCCGCCACTCATTTCACTACCGATAACAAAACCACCATGTGCGTGGTAAACTACGTTGTTTCTGATAATGACATTTTCCGTTGGAACGCCACGCTTGCGACCAGCTTCATCTCTACCCGATTTAATGCAGATGCCATCGTCGCCAACATCGAAAGTGCTGCCTTCAATTAGTACGTTTTTGCACGATTCAACATCAACACCATCGCCGTTTTGCGCAAACCAAGGGTTTTTTACCTGTAGGTTCCTCAGCGTTAAATCCTCACAAAGCAAAGGATGTAAATTCCACGCGGGCGAATTTTGAAAGGTAACACCCTCTAAAAGAATTTTTTTGCAATTAGTGAGCACCAATAAATTTGGGCGGAGGAAATCTTTGATATCTTCATAATCTGCCGCAGTTTTTCCTGCCACAATTACGCCTGCATTTTTGGTTTTAGATCCTTTTACCGTTTTTTCTGATGGATACCACATTTTACCATCCTCACTAACCACGCCGCCAGAAGATATTAACTTTTTCCACTGCGTTTCGGTGAGTTTATCTTTTTTCACCATGCGCCAGGCGCCGCCGTTTCCATCGATTATTCCGCTACCTGTAATGGCAATGTTTTCGAGGTTAACACCTGATATTGGGCTTTGGTTACGCCATGCGGGTTGTCCTTCCCAGTTTCCCTCTACCAACTTAT from Pedobacter endophyticus includes:
- the uxaC gene encoding glucuronate isomerase, with the translated sequence MKSFLDENFLLQSKTAEKLYHDFAKTLPIIDYHNHLIPEQIANNTQFENMSQVWLAGDHYKWRAMRANGVDEKYITGSGTDFEKFEKWAETVPFTLRNPLYHWTHLELQRYFGVTDLLTGRTAQKIYDDCSAKLQTPEYSVRGLLAKMNVEAVCTTDDPLDSLNFHQQLANEGIALKMLPAFRPDKAMNSDDVAGLNEYIDKLESVVNKSIGSFQDYIDAMKGRHDYFAENGCSVSDHGLEQIYAEDYTEQEISSIFDKIRSKQSISYEENLKFKSAMLIYFAEWDHEKGWVQQYHLGALRNNNARMLRQLGPDTGWDSIGDFSQARMLSKFLNRLDNQDKLAKTIIYNLNPADNELIATMIGNFNDGSVAGKVQFGSAWWFLDQKDGMIKQLNALSNMGLLSRLVGMLTDSRSFLSFPRHEYFRRIVCNLFGEDIENGELPDDLEWVGKIVQDISYFNAKNYFTF
- a CDS encoding UxaA family hydrolase; translated protein: MVTRILKIHPNDNVLVALQDLAKGETIIHDGHEYVLQDNIQAKHKFFMQDMNAGDHIIMYGVLVGKAQHFIPKGGLMDTENTKHASDPFEFRPYHYEWHAPDVSKFEGRTFNGYIRSDGRVGTANYWLFIPTVFCENRNLDVIREALHNELGYAVTDKYKTYAHHLVEAYKNGENLEGADTSAIGQANPAANRIFKNVDGIKFLNHQGGCGGTRGDAATLSKLLAAYADHPNVAGVTVLSLGCQNLQVQDFMDDLKKRSPNFDKPLFVFEQQQSQSEEQLVKEAIRKTFIGLTEINKIERQPAPLSKLVVGVKCGGSDGFSGISANPAVGYTSDLLVALGGTVLLAEFPELCGAEQQLIDRTKDETAARKFIELMTTYNAQAESVGSGFFMNPSPGNIKDGLITDAIKSTGAAKKGGTSPVEDVLDYTEPAIKPGLNLVCTPGNDVEATTGKAASGATLILFTTGLGTPTGNPVCPTIKVSTNNALTKRMGDIIDINCGPVIEGEKTIEQMGEDILEYCIKAASGEVIPKAVLLNQDDFIPWKRGVSL
- a CDS encoding tagaturonate reductase, whose protein sequence is MILNKENLKNINGEKVIKPTAEMLELPEKVIQFGTGVLLRGLPDYFIDKANHQGIFNGRIVVVKSTSKSGVDDFANQDNLYTLCVKGIEDGEEVEENMINSSISRVLSASQEWPEILKVAHQPEMKVVISNTTEVGIVKSEDKITDNPPQSYPGKLLAFLHERYKAFNGAEDSGMVIVPTELISDNADKLKEILLDLAIQNKLGWDFENWLKTANYFCKTLVDRIVPGKLPEADQKAIESELGYQDELMIMAEPFRLWAIESSSEKVKEILSFAQADKGVFIVPSIDKFKELKLRLLNGTHTISCGLAILAGFRTVKEAMANELFANHVLKLMENEIAPVVVNENITYDEALAFAKSVIDRFSNRSLDHQWQAITLNFTSKLQMRNMPLIRRYYALKNEVPQLTALGVAAYIVFMNVSKEGENYIAHANGKAFPTQDEFAETLYNYWKDPETVVDNTLGDRRLWDKNLNNYPGFNAAVKSYVDLLQNKGANETLLNLHSERTI
- the pelA gene encoding pectate lyase, with the protein product MMKIKIVLTIFCSILLSSCYAQMPTDAVAEKMLVYQLANGGWPKQLEDKSVVNYGAALTPELLAKIKETTVKHATFDNKATSREVVYLVKAYKKTQNKAYLKAAEKGLDYILEAQYANGGWPQYYPDKALYRSEITYNDDAMINVLNILNDIALQKNDFEVVNSDYIPKAQKAVAKGIDCILKTQVKQNGELTIWAAQYDKDSLLPAKARAFEPASLATSESASLVRFLMGIKNPSDAVRNSIAGAMKWFNTHKIAGYRFDREKGKTAALIADDTSMAWARFYDLEKNTPIFGDRDNTIKSKLEDLSPERRNGYAWYGNWGQKLIEKEYPKWLAANGK
- a CDS encoding glycoside hydrolase family 88/105 protein, which codes for MKKIILYTTTALLGLLASVQIGFAQKKLSEQLTLTAMEKLFQDTTILKGAKGPKWSYDMGVVLEGAAAVWRNTGDGKYFKYIQSSMDAYLDKEGNIATYKPDDFNIDNIKNGRSLLLLYKVTGQQKYLLAANKLYDQLQKQPRTKEGGFWHKKIYPNQMWLDGLYMGEPFYAEYANLMKKDAAFDDIAKQFILMEKSARDAKTGLLYHGYDESKMEKWADKTTGRSPNFWARAMGWYIMALVDVLDNFAENHPQRKELLAILNRTATATVKYQDKKSGVWFDIMDMPTRKGNYLESSASSMFVYGLAKGVRKGWLPQSFMAAANKGYAGLKKEFVEQAGDERINLTKTVSVSGLGGKPRYRDGSFEYYISEKVITNDPKGMGAFICAAAEMEVAALPKPGKGLTVTVDNFFNNEFMTGPTGDKIPFHYLWQEDDNNGFSLFGKIFNDAGVKTTTLKTAPTTSNLKGTNIYIIVDPDTEKETANPNFMNAEHAKQVSEWVKSGGVLVLLLNDVGNCEISKFNALPETFGIHFNEDSRNKVQGANFEQGAVNIPAGNSIFKTAKKVYIKEISTIVAKSPAVSALTDKGDVIIATAKYGKGTVFAVGDPWFYNEYIDGRKLPADLENFKATNDLVNWLIKQVPR
- a CDS encoding glycoside hydrolase family 28 protein; the encoded protein is MKHISACSCHSKIALACIFLFSAASAMAQQKVNLPIIQQVNFKKDTTSIASFGAKGDGVTLNTQSINKTIASVSQKGGGVVLIPSGLWLTGPIELKSNVNLHLKRDAIVQFTDDFNQYKLVEGNWEGQPAWRNQSPISGVNLENIAITGSGIIDGNGGAWRMVKKDKLTETQWKKLISSGGVVSEDGKMWYPSEKTVKGSKTKNAGVIVAGKTAADYEDIKDFLRPNLLVLTNCKKILLEGVTFQNSPAWNLHPLLCEDLTLRNLQVKNPWFAQNGDGVDVESCKNVLIEGSTFDVGDDGICIKSGRDEAGRKRGVPTENVIIRNNVVYHAHGGFVIGSEMSGGAKNIWVYDCSFIGTDIGLRFKTTRGRGGVVENIFVDNINMIDIPGEAILFDMYYAAVDPVPLAGEKREAIKTVTVPVTAATPQFKNFYIKNVVANGAEKAIFFRGLPEMNIKDIHLENVTIQSKKGIEIIEASGIFLKNVNVITNDTNPVVHVQNGTNININGLQYKNGAELLFDITGEKTKGVNVTGTDVSKAKKASAISQEVNKTALQISK